In a single window of the Bacillus clarus genome:
- a CDS encoding coproporphyrinogen III oxidase: MALQHEFVFVSNDKEVLDFEGMDWIETSFLYKKEAKIEECVVLSDEVIVYLLDFIHWMPTYILAKREEGFGIHYYGITKIEQKGAAVAEQLFCLLVSMVSLTPETIELTGSSYQWEDENITDGEYEKYVFDRDTLCLELESFIRLLRRVKGGEGYILHFGI, from the coding sequence TTGGCCTTACAGCATGAATTTGTATTTGTTTCAAATGATAAAGAAGTGTTGGATTTTGAAGGTATGGATTGGATCGAAACTAGTTTTTTGTATAAAAAAGAGGCAAAGATAGAGGAGTGTGTTGTATTAAGTGATGAGGTAATCGTATATCTACTAGATTTTATTCATTGGATGCCGACGTATATTCTAGCGAAAAGAGAAGAAGGATTTGGGATTCATTATTATGGCATTACAAAAATTGAGCAAAAAGGAGCCGCGGTAGCAGAACAGTTATTTTGTTTGCTAGTTAGTATGGTTTCTTTAACTCCTGAAACAATTGAACTTACAGGTTCGTCGTATCAATGGGAAGATGAAAATATTACGGATGGAGAGTATGAAAAATATGTTTTTGATCGAGATACTCTATGTTTAGAGTTAGAGTCTTTTATTCGTTTACTTCGCAGAGTAAAAGGTGGAGAAGGATATATTTTGCATTTTGGAATTTAA
- the tkt gene encoding transketolase, whose product MSHSIEQLSINTIRTLSIDAIEKANSGHPGMPMGAAPMAYTLWTQFMKHNPNNPTWFNRDRFVLSAGHGSMLLYSLLHLSGYDVTMDDLKNFRQWGSKTPGHPEYGHTAGVDATTGPLGQGISTAVGMAMAERHLAAKYNRDAYNVVDHFTYAICGDGDLMEGVSAEASSLAAHLGLGRLVVLYDSNDISLDGDLNRSFSESVEDRYKAYGWQVIRVEDGNDIEAIAKAIEEAKADEKRPTLIEVRTTIGFGSPNKSGKSASHGSPLGVDETKLTKEAYAWTAEQDFHVSEEVYDNFRKTVQDVGETAQAAWNTMLGEYAQAYPELANELQAAMNGLLPEGWEQNLPTYELGSKAATRNSSGAVINAIAESVPSFFGGSADLAGSNKTYMNNEKDFTKADYSGKNIWYGVREFAMGAAMNGIALHGGLKTYGGTFFVFSDYLRPAIRLAALMQLPVTYVFTHDSIAVGEDGPTHEPVEQLAALRAMPNVSVIRPADGNESVAAWRLALESTKTPTALVLTRQDLPTLEGAKDDTYEKVAKGAYVVSPSKKETADVILLATGSEVSLAVEAQKALAVDGVDAAVVSMPSMDRFEAQTAEYKESVLPKAVTKRFAIEMGATFGWHRYVGLDGDVLGIDTFGASAPGEKIMEEYGFTVENVVRKVKEML is encoded by the coding sequence ATGTCACATTCAATCGAACAACTTTCTATCAACACGATTCGCACATTATCCATTGATGCGATTGAAAAAGCAAACTCTGGTCATCCAGGAATGCCAATGGGTGCAGCACCAATGGCTTATACACTATGGACTCAATTTATGAAACATAATCCAAATAATCCAACGTGGTTTAACCGTGATCGTTTCGTATTATCTGCAGGTCATGGCTCAATGCTATTATATAGCCTGCTTCACTTATCTGGTTATGACGTAACAATGGATGACTTAAAGAACTTCCGTCAATGGGGAAGTAAAACTCCAGGACATCCTGAGTATGGTCACACAGCAGGTGTAGATGCAACAACTGGTCCACTTGGACAAGGTATTTCAACAGCTGTTGGTATGGCGATGGCTGAAAGACATTTAGCAGCAAAATATAACCGCGATGCGTATAATGTAGTTGATCATTTTACATACGCGATTTGCGGTGATGGCGATTTAATGGAAGGCGTTTCTGCTGAAGCATCTTCATTAGCTGCGCATTTAGGATTAGGTCGTCTTGTAGTTTTATACGATTCTAACGATATTTCTTTAGATGGCGATTTAAATCGTTCATTCTCTGAAAGTGTAGAAGATCGTTATAAAGCATACGGTTGGCAAGTAATCCGTGTTGAGGATGGAAACGATATCGAAGCAATTGCAAAAGCAATTGAAGAAGCAAAAGCTGACGAAAAACGCCCAACGCTAATTGAAGTAAGAACGACAATTGGTTTCGGTTCTCCAAACAAATCAGGAAAATCAGCTTCACACGGTTCTCCACTTGGTGTAGACGAAACAAAATTAACAAAAGAAGCATATGCTTGGACTGCTGAACAAGATTTCCATGTATCAGAAGAAGTATATGACAACTTCCGTAAAACAGTACAAGATGTTGGTGAAACAGCACAAGCTGCGTGGAACACAATGTTAGGTGAATATGCACAAGCGTATCCAGAATTAGCAAACGAACTACAAGCGGCAATGAACGGTCTTCTTCCAGAAGGTTGGGAACAAAACTTACCAACTTATGAATTAGGATCAAAAGCGGCAACACGTAATTCTTCAGGTGCTGTCATTAATGCGATTGCAGAATCTGTACCCTCATTCTTCGGTGGATCTGCGGACCTTGCTGGTTCTAACAAAACATATATGAATAATGAAAAAGACTTTACAAAAGCTGATTACAGCGGTAAAAACATTTGGTACGGTGTACGTGAGTTTGCGATGGGTGCAGCAATGAACGGTATTGCACTTCATGGCGGTTTAAAAACTTACGGTGGTACGTTCTTCGTATTCTCTGACTACTTACGTCCTGCAATTCGTCTTGCAGCATTAATGCAATTGCCTGTAACGTATGTATTTACACATGACAGTATCGCTGTTGGTGAAGATGGCCCAACACATGAACCAGTTGAACAATTAGCAGCGCTTCGTGCAATGCCAAATGTATCTGTTATCCGTCCGGCTGACGGTAACGAATCTGTTGCAGCTTGGAGATTAGCTTTAGAATCTACAAAAACACCAACTGCATTAGTTTTAACTCGTCAAGACCTTCCAACATTAGAAGGTGCAAAAGACGATACGTATGAAAAAGTAGCAAAAGGTGCATATGTAGTTTCTCCAAGTAAGAAAGAAACAGCTGATGTAATCCTACTTGCAACTGGATCTGAAGTAAGTTTAGCTGTTGAAGCACAAAAAGCATTAGCAGTAGACGGTGTTGATGCAGCTGTTGTCAGCATGCCATCTATGGATCGCTTTGAAGCTCAAACTGCTGAGTACAAAGAATCTGTATTACCAAAAGCAGTAACGAAACGTTTCGCAATTGAAATGGGTGCTACATTCGGATGGCATCGTTACGTAGGCCTTGATGGAGATGTACTAGGTATCGATACATTTGGTGCTTCTGCTCCTGGTGAGAAGATTATGGAAGAGTATGGATTTACTGTAGAGAACGTTGTTCGTAAAGTAAAAGAAATGCTTTAA
- a CDS encoding YneF family protein encodes MPIWLGILVGVVALVAGVALGFFIARKYMMNYLEKNPPINEQMLKMMMMQMGQKPSQKKINQMMSAMSKQQTK; translated from the coding sequence ATGCCGATTTGGTTAGGTATTCTAGTGGGCGTAGTAGCACTAGTAGCAGGCGTGGCGTTAGGATTTTTCATTGCCCGCAAATACATGATGAACTATTTAGAAAAAAATCCGCCAATTAACGAACAAATGTTAAAAATGATGATGATGCAAATGGGACAAAAACCTTCCCAAAAGAAAATCAATCAAATGATGAGCGCGATGAGCAAGCAACAAACGAAATAA
- the sirA gene encoding sporulation inhibitor of replication protein SirA produces MKTYELYLIQEDIAKAYFGREYLFFDLFARFSESGSLSEKKVLYKQMMYITMPLQVMKIHHRLEQALRVLGKYERTHHTHRLYTGAEYGEIMVKSQYIRMNTSGNVSMETTFFEVLRKCELTFLAMDYENKKYGWLNPLKQVRTYV; encoded by the coding sequence ATGAAAACGTATGAATTGTATTTAATTCAAGAGGATATTGCGAAAGCTTACTTTGGTCGTGAATATTTGTTTTTCGATTTATTTGCTCGATTTTCAGAATCTGGGTCCCTTTCGGAAAAGAAAGTGTTATATAAGCAAATGATGTATATTACGATGCCACTACAAGTAATGAAAATTCATCATAGATTAGAACAAGCTTTACGTGTTCTTGGTAAATATGAAAGAACACATCATACACATAGGCTTTATACCGGAGCAGAGTATGGCGAAATAATGGTGAAATCACAATACATTAGAATGAACACCTCTGGAAATGTATCTATGGAAACAACTTTCTTTGAGGTGCTTAGGAAGTGTGAATTAACATTTTTAGCGATGGATTATGAAAATAAAAAGTATGGTTGGTTAAATCCTCTCAAACAAGTACGAACATATGTGTAA
- the phnE gene encoding phosphonate ABC transporter, permease protein PhnE, which yields MSKTTIIVPKPKKPSLDRWIIFIALIAIYVWAFSGVPLEGIKDTAGQITKAIMTGVLHPDWAYVSLPDGEDLLHGLIDTLAIAVLGTFISAFLSVPFAFWAATNMSMGKLTSGTGKFVLSFVRTFPELVMALLFIKAVGPGSFAGVLALGLHSIGMLGKLYSEGIENIDKGPTEALIATGANRFQILWYAVMPQVLPDFLSYTLYRFEINVRSAAILGVIGAGGIGTPLIFALSSRNWSRVGIILLGIILMVIIIDLISSSIRKRIV from the coding sequence ATGAGTAAAACGACGATAATCGTGCCAAAACCGAAGAAACCGAGTTTAGATCGCTGGATTATTTTTATAGCACTTATAGCTATATATGTATGGGCATTTTCAGGAGTCCCGCTAGAGGGGATAAAGGATACAGCTGGTCAAATTACGAAAGCGATTATGACAGGTGTATTACATCCAGATTGGGCGTATGTATCGTTGCCAGATGGTGAAGATTTATTGCACGGTTTAATTGATACGTTAGCGATTGCAGTATTAGGTACGTTTATATCTGCTTTTTTATCTGTACCATTTGCGTTTTGGGCGGCAACAAATATGAGTATGGGGAAATTGACTTCAGGAACCGGGAAATTTGTACTGAGTTTTGTTCGTACGTTTCCAGAGTTAGTGATGGCTCTTTTATTTATAAAGGCCGTTGGTCCAGGTTCCTTTGCAGGTGTATTAGCTTTAGGCTTACATTCTATTGGAATGTTGGGAAAACTGTATTCAGAAGGGATCGAAAATATAGATAAGGGGCCGACTGAAGCGTTAATTGCTACAGGAGCAAATCGTTTTCAAATACTTTGGTATGCAGTGATGCCACAAGTGTTACCAGATTTCTTATCGTATACATTATATCGATTTGAAATTAATGTACGATCTGCGGCAATTTTAGGTGTTATTGGAGCAGGGGGTATTGGTACACCATTAATTTTTGCGTTAAGTTCACGGAATTGGTCCCGTGTAGGTATTATTTTATTAGGCATTATTTTGATGGTGATTATTATTGACCTTATTTCGAGTTCGATTCGAAAGAGAATCGTATAA